One genomic region from Ornithinicoccus hortensis encodes:
- the leuD gene encoding 3-isopropylmalate dehydratase small subunit: protein MDPFTTHTGVGVPLRRSNIDTDQIIPASFLKRVSRTGFEDGLFSRWREDPDFVLNQEAFRDGSVLVAGPDFGTGSSREHAVWALMQYGFRVVISSRFGDIFRGNSGKGGLLTAQVAQGDVELIWKYLENEPGATVTVDLTERRIVAGDLTTTFEVNDYVAWRLLNGLDDISLTLEHEADITAYEAQRPSYKPVVTGATTS from the coding sequence ATGGACCCCTTCACCACGCACACCGGCGTCGGCGTCCCGCTGCGCCGCAGCAACATCGACACCGACCAGATCATCCCGGCCTCCTTCCTCAAGCGGGTCTCCCGCACCGGGTTCGAGGACGGACTGTTCTCCCGCTGGCGGGAGGACCCCGACTTCGTCCTCAACCAGGAGGCCTTCCGGGACGGTTCGGTCCTGGTCGCCGGCCCCGACTTCGGCACCGGCTCCTCCCGGGAGCACGCCGTGTGGGCGCTGATGCAGTACGGCTTCCGCGTGGTCATCTCCTCCCGGTTCGGCGACATCTTCCGGGGCAACTCGGGCAAGGGCGGGCTGCTCACCGCCCAGGTCGCGCAGGGCGACGTCGAGCTCATCTGGAAGTACCTGGAGAACGAGCCCGGCGCCACCGTCACCGTCGACCTCACCGAGCGCCGCATCGTGGCCGGTGACCTCACCACCACCTTCGAGGTCAACGACTACGTCGCCTGGCGACTGCTCAACGGGCTCGACGACATCTCGCTGACGCTGGAGCACGAGGCCGACATCACGGCATACGAGGCGCAGCGTCCGTCCTACAAGCCGGTCGTCACCGGGGCGACCACGAGCTGA
- the leuA gene encoding 2-isopropylmalate synthase yields the protein MSITTQSDAFTRNPQQPSGMPFERYTPFIPVELPDRTWPGKTISEAPRWCAVDLRDGNQALIDPMSPDRKRRMFELLVQMGYKEIEVGFPAASQTDFDFVRMLIEDDLIPDDVVIQVLTQAREALIERTYEAIAGAKQAIVHLYNSTSTLQRRVVFNTDMDGIIDIAVTGARLCKKFEEQIPETTVYYEYSPESYTGTELEFAARICNRVMEVFEPTAERPVIINLPATVEMATPNVYADSIEWMNRNLEHREHVVLSLHPHNDRGTGVAAAELGYLAGADRIEGCLFGNGERTGNVCLVTLGMNLFSQGIDPQINFSDIDAIRRTVEHCNQLPVPERHPYGGDLVFTAFSGSHQDAIKKGLEAMERDATEAGTPVDDFRWEVPYLPIDPKDVGRNYEAVIRVNSQSGKGGVAYVMKSEHKLDLPRRLQIEFSRVIQQHTDGEGGEMSPAAIWAAFEHEYLNRTEPVRLHTVDSRTQPDGRDVITATVTTDGQDKTIEGTGNGPIAAFVQALSGEGHDVRVLDYSEHALSSGDDAIAAAYVECAVDGEVRWGVGIDPNIVTASLRAVCSALNRPTVG from the coding sequence ATGAGCATCACCACCCAGTCCGACGCTTTCACCCGTAACCCCCAGCAGCCTTCCGGCATGCCGTTCGAGCGGTACACCCCGTTCATCCCGGTCGAGTTGCCGGACCGCACCTGGCCGGGCAAGACCATCTCCGAGGCACCACGCTGGTGCGCGGTCGACCTGCGGGACGGCAACCAGGCCCTGATCGACCCGATGAGCCCGGACCGCAAGCGGCGGATGTTCGAGCTGCTGGTGCAGATGGGCTACAAGGAGATCGAGGTCGGCTTCCCCGCCGCCAGCCAGACCGACTTCGACTTCGTCCGGATGCTGATCGAGGACGACCTGATCCCCGACGACGTCGTCATCCAGGTCCTGACCCAGGCCCGGGAGGCCCTGATCGAGCGCACCTACGAGGCGATCGCCGGGGCGAAGCAGGCCATCGTGCACCTGTACAACTCGACCTCGACGCTGCAACGCCGGGTGGTCTTCAACACCGACATGGACGGCATCATCGACATCGCGGTGACCGGCGCCCGGCTGTGCAAGAAGTTCGAGGAGCAGATCCCGGAGACCACCGTCTACTACGAGTACTCCCCCGAGTCCTACACCGGCACCGAGCTGGAGTTCGCGGCCCGGATCTGCAACCGGGTGATGGAGGTCTTCGAGCCCACCGCCGAACGCCCGGTGATCATCAACCTGCCGGCGACGGTGGAGATGGCCACCCCGAACGTATACGCCGACTCGATCGAGTGGATGAACCGCAACCTGGAGCACCGCGAGCACGTGGTGTTGTCGCTGCACCCGCACAACGACCGCGGAACCGGCGTGGCTGCGGCCGAGCTGGGCTACCTGGCCGGGGCCGACCGGATCGAGGGCTGCCTGTTCGGCAACGGCGAGCGCACCGGCAACGTCTGCCTGGTGACCCTGGGGATGAACCTGTTCTCCCAGGGCATCGACCCGCAGATCAACTTCTCCGACATCGACGCCATCCGGCGCACCGTCGAGCACTGCAACCAGCTGCCGGTGCCCGAGCGCCACCCCTACGGCGGCGACCTGGTCTTCACCGCCTTCTCCGGCTCCCACCAGGACGCGATCAAGAAGGGCCTGGAGGCCATGGAGCGCGACGCCACCGAGGCCGGGACCCCGGTGGACGACTTCCGGTGGGAGGTCCCCTACCTGCCGATCGACCCCAAGGACGTCGGCCGCAACTACGAGGCGGTCATCCGGGTGAACAGCCAGTCCGGCAAGGGCGGCGTGGCCTACGTGATGAAGAGCGAGCACAAGCTGGACCTGCCGCGCCGGCTGCAGATCGAGTTCAGCCGGGTCATCCAGCAGCACACCGACGGCGAGGGCGGCGAGATGTCCCCGGCGGCGATCTGGGCGGCCTTCGAGCACGAGTACCTGAACCGCACCGAGCCCGTCCGGCTGCACACCGTCGACAGCCGCACCCAGCCCGACGGCCGGGACGTCATCACCGCGACCGTCACGACCGACGGCCAGGACAAGACCATCGAGGGCACCGGCAACGGCCCGATCGCGGCCTTCGTCCAGGCGCTGTCCGGCGAGGGACACGACGTCCGGGTGCTGGACTACTCCGAGCACGCGCTCAGCTCCGGCGACGACGCCATCGCGGCCGCCTACGTCGAGTGCGCCGTCGACGGCGAGGTGCGCTGGGGCGTGGGCATCGACCCCAACATCGTCACCGCCTCGCTGCGTGCCGTCTGCAGCGCGCTGAACCGCCCCACCGTCGGCTGA
- a CDS encoding VOC family protein, whose amino-acid sequence MEQRLSVVTLGVRDLDRATAFYRAMGWEPAASPEGVVFFQAGGMVLALWERAALEVDSCVEDSGGWGGVTPAHNVASRDEVDEILEQAQAAGGTIGRRGAGTFWGGYSGVFIDPEGHPWEIAHNPFWTITEDGATVLGDGKG is encoded by the coding sequence ATGGAGCAACGGTTGAGCGTGGTGACTCTCGGTGTGCGAGACCTGGATCGGGCGACGGCCTTCTACCGGGCGATGGGCTGGGAGCCCGCCGCGTCCCCGGAGGGCGTGGTCTTCTTCCAGGCGGGCGGGATGGTCCTCGCCCTGTGGGAGCGCGCCGCCCTCGAGGTGGACTCGTGCGTCGAGGACAGCGGCGGTTGGGGTGGGGTGACCCCGGCCCACAACGTCGCCAGCCGCGACGAGGTCGACGAGATCCTGGAGCAGGCGCAGGCCGCAGGTGGCACCATCGGCCGTCGGGGCGCCGGGACCTTCTGGGGCGGCTACTCCGGGGTGTTCATCGACCCCGAGGGGCACCCCTGGGAGATCGCGCACAACCCGTTCTGGACGATCACCGAGGACGGTGCGACCGTGCTGGGCGACGGCAAGGGCTGA